From Rhodoferax sp. AJA081-3, the proteins below share one genomic window:
- the ureE gene encoding urease accessory protein UreE: MLTVNKLLPQAQGLAPVLLKRAATVELDWDVRQKSRFDATDSTGRQIGVFLPRGTAVRGGDVLVAEDGSLIKVIAAPQAVLKITHCTEHGSPYDLIRAAYHLGNRHVPIELKPDHLKIEPDHVLADMLRAMHLIVHAVDEAFEPENGAYAAGGHAHTGHSHGHHGHEHGHDHAHAEADKPTASKKLASIPIATAAAKPHVHGPGCGHDHNH, encoded by the coding sequence ATGCTGACTGTCAACAAACTCTTGCCCCAAGCCCAAGGGCTCGCCCCCGTCCTGCTGAAACGCGCCGCCACCGTCGAACTGGACTGGGACGTCCGCCAGAAAAGCCGCTTTGACGCCACCGATTCCACCGGTCGCCAGATCGGCGTGTTTCTGCCGCGCGGCACCGCCGTGCGGGGCGGTGATGTGCTGGTGGCGGAGGATGGTTCGTTGATCAAGGTGATCGCTGCGCCCCAGGCGGTGCTGAAGATCACGCATTGCACGGAGCACGGCTCGCCCTACGACCTGATCCGCGCGGCCTACCACCTGGGCAACCGGCATGTGCCGATTGAGCTCAAGCCCGACCACCTGAAGATTGAACCGGACCACGTGCTGGCCGACATGCTGCGCGCCATGCACCTGATCGTGCACGCGGTGGACGAAGCCTTCGAGCCGGAAAATGGCGCATATGCTGCAGGAGGACACGCTCACACGGGCCACAGCCATGGCCACCATGGGCATGAACATGGGCACGACCACGCCCACGCAGAAGCGGACAAACCCACGGCCAGCAAAAAGCTCGCATCGATCCCGATTGCAACGGCTGCGGCCAAGCCCCACGTGCACGGCCCGGGCTGCGGCCACGATCACAACCACTAG
- a CDS encoding urease accessory protein UreF has protein sequence MLDSSLMQLMWLASPALPIGGFSYSECLEAAVDTARAATEADASVWLVDQLHLSLSRSDLPAVAQAISAWRADDYTRIATLNAWVLQTRESSELRQQTEQMGRSLLDWLRNHTTATPDQIAVLATQQPTYPVAFALAASATQAPLRNCLLAYAFGWAENMTQAAIKSVPLGQSAGQRILSALTAEIPAAIDHALTVTDDTRQAFSPMLAILSSQHEIQYSRLFRS, from the coding sequence ATGCTCGACTCCAGCCTGATGCAGCTGATGTGGCTGGCCTCACCGGCCCTGCCCATTGGCGGCTTCTCGTATTCGGAATGCCTGGAAGCTGCAGTAGACACGGCGCGCGCCGCTACGGAAGCTGATGCATCAGTCTGGCTGGTCGACCAATTGCACCTGAGCCTGAGCCGCTCCGACCTGCCCGCCGTAGCGCAGGCTATCAGCGCCTGGCGTGCCGACGACTATACCCGCATAGCCACGCTGAATGCCTGGGTGCTGCAAACCCGTGAGAGCAGCGAGCTGCGCCAGCAGACGGAGCAAATGGGCCGCAGTCTGCTGGATTGGCTGCGCAACCACACCACCGCCACACCGGACCAGATTGCTGTGTTGGCCACGCAGCAACCCACCTACCCCGTGGCCTTCGCACTCGCAGCCAGCGCCACACAAGCACCGCTACGCAACTGCCTGCTGGCCTATGCCTTTGGCTGGGCGGAGAACATGACACAGGCCGCGATCAAGTCCGTGCCGCTGGGCCAGAGCGCCGGTCAACGCATCCTCTCCGCGCTCACCGCCGAGATACCCGCTGCGATTGACCACGCACTCACCGTCACCGATGACACCCGCCAGGCCTTCTCCCCCATGCTGGCCATACTGAGCAGCCAGCACGAGATACAGTACTCAAGGCTTTTCAGGTCCTAG
- the ureG gene encoding urease accessory protein UreG produces the protein MSTLHHIANRTKTLPPLRVGIGGPVGSGKTTLLEMLCKAMREQYDLVAITNDIYTKEDQRILTVSGALPAERIMGVETGGCPHTAIREDASINLEAIDRMLVEFPNADIVFIESGGDNLAATFSPELSDLTIYVIDVAAGEKIPRKGGPGITKSDMFVINKTDLAPHVGADLAVMEADTIRMRTTPKGLKPFVMTNLKTQTGLKEVIAFIETKGMLA, from the coding sequence ATGTCCACACTGCACCACATCGCCAACCGCACCAAAACCCTGCCACCCCTGCGTGTGGGCATAGGCGGCCCCGTGGGCTCGGGCAAAACCACGCTGCTGGAAATGTTGTGCAAGGCCATGCGCGAACAGTACGACCTGGTCGCCATCACCAACGACATCTACACCAAGGAAGACCAGCGCATCCTGACCGTCAGCGGCGCGCTGCCGGCCGAGCGCATCATGGGGGTGGAGACCGGTGGCTGCCCGCACACCGCCATCCGCGAAGACGCGTCCATCAACCTGGAGGCCATTGACCGCATGCTGGTGGAGTTCCCCAATGCCGACATCGTCTTTATTGAAAGCGGTGGCGACAACCTAGCCGCCACCTTCAGCCCCGAACTCTCAGACCTGACGATCTACGTCATCGACGTGGCGGCCGGCGAAAAGATCCCGCGCAAGGGTGGCCCCGGCATCACCAAGAGTGATATGTTTGTCATCAACAAGACCGACCTGGCCCCCCACGTGGGCGCCGATCTGGCGGTAATGGAGGCCGACACCATCCGCATGCGCACCACACCCAAAGGACTCAAGCCTTTTGTGATGACCAACCTGAAGACGCAGACGGGATTGAAAGAGGTGATTGCCTTTATTGAAACCAAAGGCATGTTGGCTTAG
- a CDS encoding serine hydrolase: MHNHVTIPLCLAMALGQAPSWAAPDEDLLGKAAGYPVAPKLAQAYQEPYRVGSFSAMDSLSPHCTLAPSAQPQALPKAAREPALRYRFDGQTLSLDDYMQRQRATAVLVLKDGQIVAERSNYDRKPEHRLLSNSMAKTIVALGIGKALEEGLIRSLDDTAATYEPKLVGTLYGETKLINLLRMASGAKYVEDYSGKDDLARFNQTTRTQGNAAGAKVIAERLAPEGVQFNYASAETQMLGLALRGATGTSLCKYIGEKIWRPLGAEAAATWLTNPVDQTELAAGNFNATVHDFGRLGLLLANDGLRDGKAVIARDYLLQMTDANRQPPAFRPGTLQYKGSTYTGYGLQTWLMPGNYRRFALLGIYGQAIFVDPELKLVMVHMAVAKDASGDASGKRLGQERDALFRGIVAAYGNW, encoded by the coding sequence ATGCACAACCACGTCACGATCCCGCTGTGTCTTGCCATGGCGCTGGGCCAGGCACCCAGTTGGGCCGCCCCCGACGAAGACCTGCTGGGCAAGGCGGCTGGCTATCCGGTAGCCCCCAAGCTGGCGCAGGCATACCAAGAACCCTATCGCGTGGGCTCGTTCAGTGCCATGGACAGCCTGTCGCCCCATTGCACACTGGCGCCGTCCGCCCAACCCCAGGCATTGCCCAAAGCGGCGCGGGAACCCGCCTTGCGCTACCGGTTTGACGGCCAGACCCTGTCGCTGGACGATTACATGCAGCGCCAACGCGCCACTGCCGTACTGGTGCTCAAGGACGGGCAGATCGTGGCCGAGCGCAGCAACTACGACCGCAAGCCCGAGCACCGGCTACTGTCCAACTCCATGGCCAAGACCATCGTGGCGCTTGGCATCGGCAAGGCACTCGAAGAGGGCCTGATTCGATCGCTGGACGACACGGCCGCTACCTACGAGCCCAAACTGGTCGGCACCCTGTATGGCGAAACCAAACTCATCAACCTGCTGCGCATGGCCTCGGGTGCCAAATATGTAGAAGACTATTCGGGCAAGGACGACCTGGCCCGCTTCAACCAGACCACGCGCACGCAAGGCAATGCCGCTGGCGCCAAGGTGATCGCCGAGCGCCTGGCGCCCGAGGGTGTTCAGTTCAACTACGCCAGCGCCGAGACACAGATGCTGGGCCTGGCGCTGCGCGGCGCCACCGGCACCAGCCTGTGCAAATACATCGGCGAAAAAATCTGGCGACCGCTGGGTGCCGAAGCCGCCGCCACCTGGCTCACCAACCCGGTAGACCAGACCGAGCTGGCAGCGGGCAACTTCAACGCCACCGTGCACGACTTTGGCCGGCTGGGCCTGCTGCTGGCCAACGATGGCCTGCGCGATGGCAAAGCCGTGATTGCCCGTGACTACCTGTTGCAGATGACCGATGCCAACCGACAACCACCGGCCTTCAGACCCGGCACGCTGCAGTACAAGGGCAGCACCTACACGGGATACGGCTTGCAAACCTGGCTGATGCCAGGCAACTACCGCCGCTTTGCGCTGTTGGGCATTTATGGCCAAGCGATTTTTGTGGACCCGGAACTCAAACTGGTTATGGTGCACATGGCCGTGGCAAAAGATGCCTCGGGTGACGCCAGCGGCAAGCGCTTGGGCCAAGAACGCGATGCGCTGTTCCGCGGAATAGTTGCGGCCTACGGCAACTGGTAG
- a CDS encoding SulP family inorganic anion transporter, whose protein sequence is MHWLKDYRKELLAGDIGAGVIVALMLVPQGMAYALVAGLPPVTGLYASLLPAVAYAVFGSSMVQSVGPMAITSLMLGTSIAALAPAGSALYMQLSQQLALMVGLILFLCGVFRLGFLSSFFSRPVMSGFTSGAAVVIALEQLRPLLGLSHHWAFGTLHVPSAAVGLVALLLLVLGRYALPPLLKPLGGWMADMLPKLVPIFVIVGATVAVAVLGLEHTGVKTVGAIPSGLPPLGLTLSHEHWRSLLLPSLVIGFMAFLAGQSAAQALAQKRNERINTNRELLGLGAANLASAVSGGFAVTGSISRSAVNYAAGANTPLATLVSAGLIAMALCVPNAWLSLIPLPAMAATIVIAVVGMMDMSTLVESWRHDRSDAATLVATLVGVLLVGVEEGVLMGVVLSFASLIWRSSRPHIAIVGRMPGTEHFRNQERYSVETLPHTLMLRIDSDLIFNNMDGVIERIEHELQVRPGVRDVVLVLSAVNMVDTTALLALNELNKHMGEQKRRLHLCEVKGPVMDRLKLSKLLGKDLTGQVFLSAAQAYQHLAGEGAA, encoded by the coding sequence ATGCACTGGCTTAAAGACTACCGCAAGGAACTACTGGCAGGCGACATCGGTGCCGGGGTCATCGTTGCATTGATGCTGGTGCCACAGGGCATGGCCTATGCACTGGTGGCCGGCTTGCCACCGGTCACGGGTTTGTATGCCAGCCTGTTGCCGGCAGTGGCCTATGCCGTGTTTGGCAGCAGCATGGTGCAGTCTGTGGGGCCCATGGCCATCACATCCCTGATGTTGGGCACGTCCATTGCGGCCCTGGCGCCCGCGGGCAGTGCGCTGTACATGCAGTTGTCTCAGCAACTGGCGTTGATGGTCGGGCTGATTCTGTTTTTGTGCGGCGTGTTTCGCCTGGGCTTTTTGTCCAGCTTTTTCAGCCGCCCGGTCATGAGTGGTTTCACCAGCGGGGCGGCCGTGGTAATTGCGCTGGAGCAGCTGCGGCCCTTGTTGGGTCTGTCACACCACTGGGCGTTTGGCACCCTCCATGTGCCCAGCGCAGCGGTGGGTCTGGTGGCCTTGCTGCTCTTGGTGTTGGGGCGTTATGCCTTGCCACCCCTGCTCAAGCCACTGGGCGGCTGGATGGCGGACATGTTGCCCAAGCTGGTTCCTATTTTTGTGATTGTGGGTGCAACAGTTGCCGTGGCGGTGCTGGGGCTGGAGCACACGGGTGTGAAAACGGTTGGGGCGATTCCGTCTGGCCTGCCGCCACTGGGGCTGACCCTGTCACACGAACATTGGCGCAGCCTGCTGTTGCCGTCGTTGGTGATTGGTTTTATGGCTTTCTTGGCCGGGCAGTCTGCCGCGCAGGCGCTGGCCCAAAAGCGCAACGAACGCATCAACACCAACCGCGAACTGCTGGGCCTGGGCGCGGCCAACCTGGCTAGCGCGGTCAGTGGTGGTTTTGCGGTGACCGGCAGCATCTCGCGCTCGGCCGTCAACTATGCGGCGGGTGCCAATACACCGTTGGCCACACTGGTATCGGCCGGGCTGATTGCCATGGCCCTGTGTGTGCCCAATGCCTGGTTGTCGCTGATTCCCTTGCCGGCCATGGCCGCCACTATCGTGATTGCGGTGGTGGGCATGATGGACATGTCCACCCTGGTGGAGTCCTGGCGCCATGACCGCAGCGATGCGGCCACGCTGGTGGCCACCCTGGTGGGTGTGCTGCTAGTGGGGGTGGAGGAGGGTGTGTTGATGGGTGTGGTGCTGTCGTTTGCGTCGCTGATCTGGCGCAGCAGCCGGCCGCACATTGCCATCGTCGGGCGCATGCCAGGCACCGAGCACTTTCGCAACCAGGAGCGCTACTCGGTGGAGACCCTGCCGCACACCTTGATGCTGCGCATCGACTCCGACCTGATCTTCAACAACATGGACGGCGTGATCGAGCGCATAGAACACGAGCTGCAGGTGCGCCCCGGTGTGCGCGATGTGGTGCTGGTGTTGTCGGCCGTCAACATGGTGGACACCACTGCGCTGCTGGCCCTCAACGAGTTGAACAAACACATGGGCGAGCAAAAACGCCGGCTGCACCTGTGCGAAGTCAAAGGCCCGGTCATGGACCGGCTCAAGCTCAGCAAGTTGCTGGGCAAGGATTTGACGGGGCAGGTTTTCTTGAGTGCGGCGCAGGCCTACCAGCACTTGGCTGGCGAGGGCGCTGCCTAA
- a CDS encoding GAF domain-containing hybrid sensor histidine kinase/response regulator: MQSAALPATEHERLATLHALDVLDTGPEEEFDALIKVASLVCGVPISLISLVDSERQWFKANLGLPGVSETPRDIAFCSHAILDDQLFEVPDATLDARFADNPLVKDVPDIRFYAGAPIVMGDGSRVGTLCVIDRQPHQLNATQREIVRNLAMAAAHALEGRRAIRAMQKHAAELAAGERSLKEARDSAQAANIAKSRFLATMSHEIRTPMNGVLGMAQMLLAPDLAQSARIQYAQTILTSGHTLLELLNDILDLSKIEAGKLQLEAKAFDVAALLGNTRNLFSGAAQAKGLQLDCDWQGPAGQHYRGDAHRLAQMLSNLVGNAIKFTASGSVRMACAEHSRVDGRARLEFSVTDTGIGIAQEDMALLFKPFSQTDSSVTREFGGTGLGLSLVRTLAQAMGGEVGVASEPGRGTRFWFSVPMEVLAVQQMAASPARESVPPKAAGPTTGGSLQGHLLVAEDNPINAMVMQTFAARLGLTMTLVGDGQRAVDTITQRAAGMPQPDLVLMDVHMPVMDGYTATERIRQWEALQAPQGRCRIPIIALTADAFEEDRQRCFAAGMDDFLTKPLALEILKTALAKWLAAAAAQA; this comes from the coding sequence ATGCAATCTGCAGCACTGCCGGCGACAGAACACGAACGCCTGGCCACCCTGCACGCCTTGGACGTGCTGGACACCGGGCCTGAGGAAGAGTTCGATGCCCTGATCAAGGTGGCATCGCTGGTGTGCGGAGTACCCATCTCGCTGATCAGCCTGGTAGACAGCGAACGCCAGTGGTTCAAGGCCAACCTGGGCCTGCCCGGTGTGTCTGAAACACCGCGTGATATCGCCTTTTGTTCCCACGCCATTCTGGACGACCAGCTGTTTGAGGTGCCCGACGCCACGCTGGACGCACGTTTTGCAGACAACCCGCTGGTGAAGGATGTGCCAGACATCCGCTTCTACGCCGGTGCGCCTATCGTGATGGGGGATGGCAGCCGGGTGGGCACCCTGTGTGTGATAGACCGCCAGCCGCACCAGCTCAACGCCACACAACGCGAGATCGTCCGCAACCTGGCCATGGCAGCCGCCCACGCGTTGGAGGGCCGGCGCGCCATTCGGGCCATGCAAAAACATGCCGCCGAGTTGGCCGCCGGTGAACGCAGCCTGAAAGAAGCACGCGACAGTGCACAGGCCGCCAACATCGCCAAAAGCCGTTTCCTGGCCACGATGAGCCATGAGATCCGCACCCCCATGAATGGGGTGCTGGGCATGGCGCAGATGCTGCTGGCGCCAGACCTGGCGCAGAGTGCACGCATACAGTATGCGCAAACCATATTGACGAGTGGGCACACGCTGTTGGAGTTGCTGAACGACATACTCGATCTCTCCAAGATAGAGGCTGGCAAGCTGCAGCTGGAGGCCAAGGCCTTTGATGTGGCGGCCCTGCTGGGCAACACCCGCAATCTGTTTTCCGGTGCGGCACAGGCCAAAGGGCTGCAACTGGACTGTGATTGGCAGGGCCCTGCAGGCCAGCACTACCGGGGCGACGCCCACCGCCTGGCACAGATGTTGTCCAACCTGGTGGGCAATGCCATCAAGTTCACCGCCAGCGGCAGTGTGCGCATGGCCTGTGCAGAGCACAGCCGTGTGGACGGCCGCGCGCGGCTGGAGTTTTCGGTCACCGACACCGGTATTGGTATTGCGCAGGAAGACATGGCCTTGTTGTTCAAACCGTTTTCACAGACCGATAGCTCGGTCACGCGGGAGTTTGGTGGCACGGGTTTGGGGCTGTCGCTGGTGCGCACTTTGGCACAGGCCATGGGTGGCGAGGTGGGGGTGGCCAGCGAGCCCGGTCGGGGCACACGTTTCTGGTTCAGTGTGCCGATGGAGGTGCTGGCGGTGCAGCAGATGGCAGCAAGCCCTGCGCGCGAATCTGTGCCACCCAAGGCAGCCGGCCCTACCACAGGCGGCAGCCTGCAGGGTCACTTGCTGGTGGCCGAAGACAACCCCATCAACGCGATGGTGATGCAGACATTTGCAGCACGCCTGGGTTTGACGATGACCCTGGTGGGAGATGGGCAAAGGGCGGTGGATACCATCACCCAGCGCGCAGCGGGTATGCCGCAGCCCGACCTGGTGTTGATGGATGTGCACATGCCGGTGATGGATGGCTACACCGCCACCGAGCGCATACGCCAATGGGAGGCATTACAGGCTCCACAGGGGCGCTGCCGCATCCCCATCATTGCGCTGACGGCCGACGCCTTTGAAGAAGACCGCCAGCGCTGTTTCGCCGCGGGTATGGATGACTTCTTGACCAAACCCCTGGCCTTGGAGATTCTGAAAACAGCGCTGGCCAAATGGCTGGCCGCTGCGGCTGCACAGGCCTAG
- a CDS encoding response regulator — translation MTDQPSVPERRGTPRPDPEAQRLLAADKKVALLVQFNWAVVFFSAFYVFVSWAIDFGPGMYIMSLNGLLLLANLVYIAKGGNYTVAANVYLCTNTLVAVAGCTYFSGGLYSPVIPWFAFGPVTATLMLGFNRNTLWWLFVNSACVLVFGVVGMMGIELPMQFNKQYSGFFFAACQIGLVFTLLIHTRIFDSEKNRALGEVETKNVELHTALRDTAQARQKAEAATATKSAFLANMSHEIRTPMNAIIGMCHLALKTDMTPRQRDYLHKAQQSSQHLLAIINDILELSKVEAGKLELEIGEFSLERLLIKVADLLGDKAESKGLELLFDVAHDVPDALKGDALRLSQMLINYASNALKFTDAGEIDILVRLQEQTGQRVVLRFEVRDTGIGLTEEQIGNLFHSFQQADVSTTRKYGGTGLGLSITKVLAQQMGGEVGVTSVPGKGSTFWFTVNLELGNRNTRQLELQSDMRGRRVLVVDDVENTRQVLSEMLSWMSFVASTADTGEAALQEITRADAAGQPYDVVLLDWHMPGMDGATTARRLRSMPLARAPKLVALTHHHGDEVDAVVAAGDALQIGATLSKPVAPSKLFDALMELLAGSLHRLGGAHVESLGSLVPLALQAVRGARILLAEDNALNQQVASELLRDAGFVVDIADDGRIACDMALAAGAAGQAYDVVLMDMQMPGMDGLEATRRIRANPQVAAMPIVAMTANAMASDKEKCLAAGMVDFVTKPIDPDELFRVLLCWVAPRNGVDTMVPDRPALLPSTPALPAETLPAFVEGLDQAAGLRRVMGKQHRYLAMLRGFADAQADVPQAIAQALAAQDLATALRLAHTLKGLAGNIGSAEVVRAAAAMEQALRSRASAEVRATLLAALADALGVQIAAINRALPQDAETAADAPAADAQRLGELCRQLETLLSNDDGNAERLLAEHAGLFRAAFVSHFVALQAAVNAFDSEQALAILQEAVAARSMEGVQ, via the coding sequence ATGACTGACCAACCCAGTGTGCCCGAGCGGCGTGGCACACCCAGACCCGACCCCGAGGCGCAGCGCCTGCTGGCTGCGGACAAAAAGGTGGCGCTGCTGGTCCAGTTCAACTGGGCGGTGGTGTTTTTTTCGGCCTTTTATGTGTTTGTCAGCTGGGCGATTGATTTTGGGCCGGGCATGTACATCATGTCGCTCAATGGCCTGCTGTTGCTGGCCAACCTGGTCTACATCGCCAAGGGCGGCAACTACACGGTGGCGGCCAATGTGTACCTGTGCACCAACACGCTGGTGGCGGTGGCGGGCTGCACCTACTTTTCGGGCGGCTTGTATTCGCCGGTCATCCCCTGGTTTGCCTTTGGGCCGGTTACGGCCACCCTGATGCTGGGCTTCAACCGCAACACGCTGTGGTGGCTGTTTGTCAACTCGGCCTGTGTGCTGGTCTTTGGTGTGGTGGGCATGATGGGCATAGAGCTGCCCATGCAGTTCAACAAGCAGTATTCGGGTTTCTTCTTTGCGGCCTGCCAGATTGGGCTGGTGTTTACGCTGCTGATCCACACACGGATTTTTGACTCAGAAAAGAACCGTGCGCTGGGCGAGGTGGAGACCAAAAACGTGGAGCTGCACACCGCCCTGCGCGACACGGCCCAGGCCCGGCAAAAGGCCGAGGCGGCCACGGCCACCAAGTCGGCCTTTCTGGCCAACATGAGCCACGAGATCCGCACCCCCATGAACGCCATCATCGGCATGTGCCACCTGGCGCTCAAGACCGACATGACACCGCGCCAGCGCGACTACCTGCACAAGGCCCAACAATCCAGCCAGCACCTGCTGGCCATCATCAACGACATACTGGAGCTGTCCAAGGTAGAGGCGGGCAAGCTGGAGCTGGAGATTGGTGAGTTCAGCCTGGAGCGCTTGCTGATCAAGGTGGCCGACCTGTTGGGCGACAAGGCCGAGAGCAAGGGCCTGGAGCTGCTGTTTGATGTGGCCCACGATGTGCCCGATGCGCTCAAGGGCGACGCACTGCGCCTGAGCCAGATGCTGATCAACTACGCCAGCAACGCGCTCAAGTTCACCGATGCGGGTGAGATCGATATCCTGGTGCGCCTGCAAGAGCAGACCGGGCAGCGCGTGGTCTTGCGGTTTGAGGTGCGGGACACGGGCATTGGCCTGACCGAAGAGCAGATTGGCAACCTGTTCCACAGCTTCCAGCAGGCCGATGTGTCCACCACGCGCAAATATGGTGGCACGGGCCTGGGCCTGTCCATCACCAAGGTGCTGGCCCAACAGATGGGTGGCGAGGTGGGGGTGACCAGTGTGCCGGGCAAGGGCTCCACCTTCTGGTTCACCGTGAACCTGGAGCTGGGCAACCGCAATACACGCCAACTGGAGCTGCAAAGCGATATGCGCGGGCGCCGTGTGCTGGTGGTAGACGATGTGGAGAACACCCGCCAGGTGTTGTCTGAAATGCTGAGCTGGATGAGTTTTGTGGCCAGCACGGCCGACACCGGCGAGGCCGCCTTGCAGGAGATAACCCGGGCCGACGCCGCGGGCCAGCCGTATGACGTGGTGTTGCTCGACTGGCATATGCCTGGCATGGATGGGGCCACCACAGCACGGCGCCTGCGGTCCATGCCACTGGCGCGTGCCCCCAAGCTGGTGGCGCTGACCCACCACCATGGTGACGAGGTGGATGCAGTGGTGGCCGCGGGAGATGCGCTGCAGATAGGCGCCACCCTGAGCAAGCCCGTGGCCCCATCCAAACTGTTTGATGCCCTGATGGAGTTGTTGGCCGGCAGCCTGCACCGGCTGGGTGGTGCCCATGTGGAAAGCCTGGGCAGTCTGGTGCCCCTGGCTTTGCAGGCGGTGCGCGGCGCGCGCATTTTGCTGGCCGAAGACAACGCCCTGAACCAACAGGTGGCCAGCGAGCTGCTGCGCGATGCAGGTTTTGTGGTGGACATTGCAGACGATGGCCGCATTGCCTGCGACATGGCCCTGGCGGCCGGTGCCGCAGGCCAGGCCTACGATGTGGTGTTGATGGACATGCAGATGCCCGGCATGGATGGCCTGGAGGCCACGCGCCGCATACGCGCCAACCCGCAGGTTGCGGCCATGCCCATTGTGGCCATGACTGCCAACGCCATGGCCTCGGATAAAGAGAAGTGCCTGGCCGCTGGCATGGTGGACTTTGTGACCAAGCCCATAGACCCGGACGAGCTGTTCCGCGTATTGTTGTGCTGGGTGGCGCCGCGCAATGGGGTTGACACGATGGTGCCCGACAGACCGGCCTTGTTGCCCAGCACGCCAGCCCTTCCAGCAGAAACCTTGCCCGCATTTGTGGAGGGGCTGGACCAGGCGGCGGGTTTGCGCCGCGTCATGGGCAAGCAGCACCGTTACCTGGCCATGCTCCGGGGTTTTGCCGATGCACAGGCCGATGTGCCGCAGGCCATCGCCCAGGCCCTGGCGGCGCAAGACCTGGCCACGGCATTGCGGCTGGCGCATACGCTCAAGGGGCTGGCTGGCAATATTGGGTCTGCCGAAGTGGTGCGCGCCGCTGCGGCCATGGAGCAGGCCCTGCGCAGCCGCGCGAGTGCCGAGGTGCGTGCAACGCTATTGGCCGCCCTGGCAGATGCACTTGGCGTGCAGATTGCAGCCATAAACCGGGCCTTGCCACAAGACGCGGAGACTGCAGCCGATGCACCAGCGGCAGATGCCCAGCGGTTGGGTGAGTTGTGCCGGCAGCTGGAGACCTTGCTCAGCAACGATGACGGCAACGCCGAACGCTTGTTGGCAGAGCACGCTGGGCTGTTCCGCGCTGCATTTGTGTCCCACTTTGTGGCCCTACAAGCGGCAGTGAACGCCTTTGATAGCGAACAGGCACTGGCCATACTGCAAGAGGCTGTTGCCGCCCGGAGTATGGAAGGAGTACAGTGA
- a CDS encoding helix-turn-helix domain-containing protein has product MTIESAFAKLLVEQRAVSQFTQGDLALRAGIAASYVSLMERGKRSPTIETIFKIALAFELQPEDLVKRLRLYTNEQPATLVVGEREPCEPERVPNARTLLAINVLQRRKKMGLTQKELAELAGVQRATVGQVEHSVYNAPTDLIQKLAEALSVPVARLFEPACKG; this is encoded by the coding sequence ATGACGATAGAAAGCGCATTCGCAAAGCTCTTAGTTGAGCAACGAGCAGTAAGTCAATTTACGCAAGGCGACCTCGCTTTACGGGCTGGGATTGCAGCCAGTTACGTAAGTTTGATGGAGCGCGGAAAACGAAGTCCGACTATTGAGACCATCTTTAAAATCGCGCTCGCCTTTGAATTACAACCAGAAGATTTGGTCAAACGCCTTCGGCTTTATACGAACGAGCAGCCCGCGACCTTAGTCGTAGGCGAGCGGGAACCTTGCGAGCCGGAACGGGTGCCAAATGCACGGACTTTGTTGGCAATTAATGTCCTTCAAAGAAGAAAGAAAATGGGCCTAACTCAGAAGGAATTGGCCGAACTTGCGGGAGTTCAGAGAGCCACGGTGGGCCAGGTTGAACATTCGGTGTACAACGCACCCACTGACCTCATCCAGAAGCTTGCTGAGGCTCTCTCGGTACCAGTTGCACGTCTGTTTGAACCTGCCTGCAAAGGATAG